A single genomic interval of Nocardioides nitrophenolicus harbors:
- a CDS encoding thiamine pyrophosphate-binding protein has protein sequence MTNVLRDHDRTTGGAAVVDALRAQGVRDVFGIPGTHSLEIYRHLAGSGIRHVLPRHEQGAGYAADGYARTSGRPGVLVTTSGPGITNAVTALATSYADSVPVLAVSPGPVRGTVGADIGWLHEMRDQQATVGSVCARSLRVESADEIPEALADLFDGFRTTRPRPVHLEVPVDVLEGSWSRRPCPVRAPGPPPGPAVETVARVARLLGAAARPLLLAGGGARGAATELAALLDLGIPVLTTVNGKGVVDEAHPGALGASVRLPEAHAVLDEADVLLVVGSELGDSDLWGGVVAPGGAGRLVVRVDIDPGQLHKNLPADLPVHSDAAVFLAALADRLRAAGVVRQPDPGLRARVLAGAERDAGPWARIQHELRAVVPPDAVVAGDSSQVTYYGTVHHWPMTPAHRLLYPTGYATLGYGLPAAIGAKVAAPERAVVAVVGDGAVMFTVQELMTAVELGLSLPVVVVDNGGYAEIREQMLERSIPPLAVDLTAPDFAALARAFGARGVRAAGVDELGALVGAALDAPGPTLIHLTV, from the coding sequence GTGACGAATGTGTTGCGGGACCACGACCGGACCACCGGGGGCGCCGCGGTCGTCGACGCGCTCCGCGCCCAGGGCGTCCGTGACGTCTTCGGCATCCCCGGCACCCACAGCCTGGAGATCTACCGGCACCTCGCCGGATCCGGCATCCGCCACGTGCTCCCGCGCCACGAGCAGGGAGCCGGGTACGCCGCCGACGGCTACGCCCGCACCTCCGGCCGCCCCGGCGTCCTCGTCACCACCTCCGGGCCCGGCATCACCAACGCGGTGACCGCCCTCGCGACGTCGTACGCCGACTCGGTGCCGGTGCTCGCGGTCTCCCCCGGCCCGGTGCGGGGCACCGTCGGCGCCGACATCGGCTGGCTGCACGAGATGCGCGACCAGCAGGCCACCGTCGGCTCGGTGTGCGCTCGCAGCCTCCGCGTCGAGTCCGCCGACGAGATCCCCGAGGCGCTCGCGGACCTGTTCGACGGCTTCCGCACCACGCGGCCGCGGCCGGTCCACCTCGAGGTGCCGGTCGACGTGCTCGAGGGATCGTGGAGCCGTCGGCCGTGTCCCGTCCGGGCGCCCGGACCGCCGCCCGGGCCGGCCGTCGAGACCGTCGCCCGGGTGGCCCGGCTGCTCGGGGCGGCCGCTCGGCCACTGCTGCTCGCCGGCGGGGGCGCCCGCGGCGCCGCGACCGAGCTGGCGGCCCTGCTCGACCTCGGCATCCCGGTGCTCACGACCGTCAACGGCAAGGGCGTGGTCGACGAGGCGCACCCCGGCGCGCTCGGCGCGTCGGTGCGGTTGCCCGAGGCGCACGCCGTGCTCGACGAGGCCGACGTGCTGCTCGTCGTCGGCAGCGAGCTCGGCGACTCCGACCTGTGGGGCGGCGTGGTCGCGCCCGGTGGGGCCGGGCGGCTGGTCGTCCGGGTCGACATCGACCCCGGTCAGCTGCACAAGAACCTGCCGGCGGACCTGCCCGTCCACAGCGACGCGGCCGTGTTCCTGGCCGCGCTGGCGGATCGGCTGCGCGCGGCGGGCGTCGTACGGCAGCCGGATCCGGGCCTGCGCGCGCGGGTGCTCGCGGGCGCCGAGCGCGACGCCGGCCCGTGGGCGCGGATCCAGCACGAGCTGCGCGCGGTGGTGCCGCCGGACGCGGTCGTGGCCGGCGACAGCTCGCAGGTGACCTACTACGGCACGGTGCACCACTGGCCGATGACGCCGGCGCACCGGCTGCTCTACCCCACCGGCTACGCCACCCTCGGCTACGGCCTGCCCGCCGCGATCGGCGCCAAGGTGGCCGCCCCGGAGCGCGCGGTGGTCGCGGTGGTCGGCGACGGCGCCGTCATGTTCACCGTGCAGGAGCTGATGACCGCGGTCGAGCTGGGCCTGTCGCTGCCGGTCGTGGTGGTCGACAACGGCGGCTACGCCGAGATCCGGGAGCAGATGCTGGAGCGCTCGATCCCGCCCCTGGCCGTCGACCTCACCGCGCCCGACTTCGCCGCGTTGGCGCGCGCGTTCGGGGCTCGCGGGGTGCGGGCCGCGGGCGTCGACGAGCTCGGCGCCCTGGTCGGCGCGGCGCTGGACGCACCCGGACCGACGCTCATCCACCTCACCGTGTAG
- a CDS encoding alpha/beta hydrolase encodes MTSFPDPVVLRRGSADPQAPLVVLLHGRGADEASIIGLVDHLPTGPSYVAVRAPIAEGGGYAWFANRGIGRPVAASLAETMAWFETWLDGEYAGRRSVVLVGFSGGAAFAGGLLLAHPGRYAGAAVLHGTLPFDAGVPVTPGRLAGVPVFVAQGDADTVIPRELLDATWAYLTTDAGSLTTTWRDAGGHGVSSGALAALGKWVGER; translated from the coding sequence ATGACCTCCTTCCCCGATCCCGTCGTGCTCCGCCGAGGCAGCGCCGACCCGCAGGCTCCCCTCGTCGTGCTGCTCCACGGCCGCGGCGCTGACGAGGCCTCGATCATCGGCCTCGTCGACCACCTGCCCACCGGGCCGTCGTACGTCGCGGTGCGGGCGCCGATCGCCGAGGGCGGCGGGTACGCCTGGTTCGCCAACCGCGGGATCGGCCGACCGGTCGCGGCCTCGCTCGCCGAGACCATGGCCTGGTTCGAGACCTGGCTCGACGGCGAGTACGCCGGCCGGCGCTCCGTCGTCCTCGTCGGGTTCAGCGGCGGCGCCGCCTTCGCCGGCGGCCTGCTGCTCGCCCACCCCGGCCGCTACGCCGGCGCCGCGGTCCTGCACGGCACGCTGCCCTTCGACGCCGGCGTCCCCGTCACCCCCGGCCGGCTGGCCGGCGTACCCGTCTTCGTCGCGCAGGGCGACGCCGACACCGTGATCCCGCGGGAGCTGCTCGACGCGACCTGGGCCTACCTCACCACCGACGCCGGCTCGCTCACCACCACCTGGCGCGACGCCGGTGGGCATGGGGTGTCGTCGGGGGCGCTCGCGGCGCTGGGGAAGTGGGTCGGGGAGAGGTGA
- a CDS encoding bifunctional [glutamine synthetase] adenylyltransferase/[glutamine synthetase]-adenylyl-L-tyrosine phosphorylase, with amino-acid sequence MNRASQRTELLRLGFVDLDRAVAHLDQLGPGATDLLALLGRTADPDAALHGLVRLADAAEPAGERAELLRAVRDDEGTAMRLLCVLGASAALADHLAGHPGQWRELADPSLGSTRPAAWAVRAALIEAVRGRPDREAVDALRVEYRRHLLRLAARDLTHHLGVDDAAAELADLAAGTLDAALVVARERVGEPAAGVRLAVVAMGKCGGHELNYVSDVDVLFVHEGDERVAARLAAQLMQVCGDHTAEGTIWPVDAALRPEGKAGPLSRTLASHQSYYERWAEPWEFQALLKARPVAGDLELGREFVAMVAPMVWSAADRDGFVDAARAMRRRVLDHIPAREAERQLKLGAGGLRDVEFAVQLLQLVHGRADESIRPPTTLSALARLTEGGYVGREDGEALHRAYAFLRQLEHRIQLHRLQRTHVVPADEAALRRLGRSLGFFKESQKQLEDTWQAHRREVSRLHQKIFYRPLLTAVARIGSDEVRLSSEAAGARLAALGYADPRAALRNLEALTSGVSRTAAIQRTLLPALLQWFAECPDPDGGLFGFRRISEALGRTPWYLSTLRDEGEAAERLAHLLATSRYCTDLLEREPAGVRLLGGDLHPLGSAALTDEMLATGRRQEGFEKGVRAVRAVRRRELLRIAAGDVLGLIDVADVGFALTRLTDATLEATLQGAIESTARARGLDQAPTRLAVVAMGRYGGFELSYGSDADVLFVHDPVEGADAHEATTFARLVAEEVRRVLAVPGPDPALVVDADLRPEGRQGPLVRTLDAYAAYYAKWSHVWEAQALLRADAVVGDADLRERFTALIDPLRYPAGGLTDDDVLEVRRIKGRVDKERLPRGADPALHLKLGRGGLADIEWTVQLLQLRHGAQVPGLRTTQTLAALSAAAEAELITHDDALTLAASWRLATRVRNAVLLARGRAGDEFPRAVLERRAVAGILGYQLTETDRLLDDYLRVTRHAHAVVDRVFWE; translated from the coding sequence GTGAACCGGGCGTCGCAGCGCACCGAGCTGCTCCGGCTCGGCTTCGTCGACCTCGACCGGGCGGTCGCGCACCTCGACCAGCTCGGGCCGGGGGCCACCGACCTGCTCGCGCTGCTGGGCCGCACCGCCGACCCGGACGCCGCGCTCCACGGACTGGTCCGCCTCGCCGACGCCGCGGAGCCGGCCGGCGAGCGGGCCGAGCTGCTGCGGGCGGTCCGCGACGACGAGGGCACGGCGATGCGCCTGCTCTGCGTGCTCGGCGCCAGCGCGGCGCTCGCCGACCACCTGGCCGGCCATCCGGGGCAGTGGCGCGAGCTGGCCGACCCGTCGCTGGGCTCGACCCGACCCGCGGCCTGGGCGGTCCGTGCCGCGCTGATCGAGGCGGTGCGCGGCCGGCCCGACCGCGAGGCGGTCGACGCGCTGCGGGTGGAGTACCGCCGCCATCTGCTGCGGCTCGCGGCCCGCGACCTGACCCACCATCTCGGGGTCGACGACGCCGCGGCCGAGCTGGCCGACCTCGCCGCCGGGACCCTGGACGCCGCGCTGGTCGTGGCCCGGGAGCGGGTGGGGGAGCCCGCGGCCGGCGTACGGCTGGCGGTGGTGGCGATGGGCAAGTGCGGCGGCCACGAGCTCAACTACGTGTCCGACGTCGACGTGCTCTTCGTCCACGAGGGCGACGAGCGGGTCGCGGCCCGGCTGGCCGCGCAGCTGATGCAGGTCTGTGGTGACCACACCGCCGAGGGCACCATCTGGCCGGTGGACGCCGCGCTGCGGCCGGAGGGCAAGGCGGGTCCGCTGAGCCGGACCCTGGCCAGCCACCAGAGCTACTACGAGCGCTGGGCCGAGCCGTGGGAGTTCCAGGCGCTGCTCAAGGCGCGTCCGGTGGCGGGCGACCTGGAGCTGGGCCGGGAGTTCGTGGCGATGGTCGCGCCGATGGTGTGGTCCGCGGCGGACCGCGACGGCTTCGTCGACGCGGCGCGGGCGATGCGCCGCCGGGTCCTCGACCACATCCCGGCCCGGGAGGCCGAGCGCCAGCTCAAGCTCGGCGCGGGTGGGCTGCGCGACGTCGAGTTCGCGGTCCAGCTGCTCCAGCTGGTCCACGGCCGCGCCGACGAGTCGATCCGCCCGCCGACCACGCTGAGCGCGCTGGCCCGGCTCACCGAGGGCGGGTACGTCGGCCGCGAGGACGGCGAGGCGCTGCACCGGGCCTACGCCTTCCTGCGCCAGCTCGAGCACCGGATCCAGCTGCACCGGCTCCAGCGCACCCATGTGGTGCCCGCCGACGAGGCGGCGCTGCGCCGGCTCGGCCGCAGCCTCGGCTTCTTCAAGGAGTCGCAGAAGCAGCTCGAGGACACCTGGCAGGCGCACCGCCGCGAGGTCAGCCGGCTGCACCAGAAGATCTTCTACCGCCCGCTGCTCACCGCCGTCGCGCGGATCGGCTCCGACGAGGTGCGGCTGTCCTCGGAGGCCGCCGGCGCCCGCCTCGCCGCGCTCGGGTACGCCGACCCGCGGGCCGCGCTGCGCAACCTGGAGGCGCTGACCAGTGGCGTGAGCCGCACCGCCGCCATACAGCGCACCCTGCTGCCCGCCCTGCTGCAGTGGTTCGCCGAGTGTCCCGACCCCGACGGCGGCCTGTTCGGCTTCCGGCGGATCAGCGAGGCCCTCGGCCGCACCCCGTGGTACCTCTCCACGCTGCGCGACGAGGGCGAGGCCGCGGAGCGGCTGGCCCATCTGCTCGCCACCTCCCGCTACTGCACCGACCTGCTCGAGCGCGAGCCGGCCGGCGTGCGGCTGCTCGGCGGCGACCTGCACCCGCTCGGCTCCGCCGCGCTCACCGACGAGATGCTGGCGACGGGTCGGCGCCAGGAGGGCTTCGAGAAGGGCGTGCGCGCGGTGCGCGCCGTCCGCCGGCGCGAGCTGCTGCGGATCGCCGCCGGCGACGTGCTCGGGCTGATCGACGTCGCCGACGTCGGCTTCGCGCTCACCCGGCTCACCGACGCCACGCTCGAGGCCACGCTGCAGGGCGCGATCGAGTCGACCGCCCGGGCGCGAGGACTCGATCAGGCCCCGACCCGGCTCGCGGTCGTCGCGATGGGCCGCTACGGCGGCTTCGAGCTGTCCTACGGCAGCGACGCCGACGTGCTCTTCGTGCACGACCCGGTCGAGGGCGCGGACGCCCACGAGGCGACGACCTTCGCGCGCCTGGTCGCCGAGGAGGTACGCCGGGTGCTCGCCGTCCCCGGCCCGGACCCGGCGCTCGTCGTCGACGCCGACCTGCGCCCGGAGGGCCGGCAGGGTCCGCTGGTCCGCACCCTCGACGCGTATGCCGCCTACTACGCCAAGTGGTCCCACGTCTGGGAGGCCCAGGCGCTGCTGCGGGCCGACGCGGTCGTCGGCGACGCCGACCTGCGCGAGCGGTTCACCGCGCTCATCGACCCGCTGCGCTACCCGGCCGGTGGGCTCACCGACGACGACGTCCTCGAGGTGCGCCGGATCAAGGGCCGCGTCGACAAGGAGCGGCTCCCGCGCGGCGCCGATCCCGCGCTCCACCTCAAGCTCGGGCGCGGCGGGCTCGCCGACATCGAGTGGACGGTCCAGCTGCTGCAGCTGCGCCACGGCGCGCAGGTGCCCGGCCTGCGCACCACCCAGACCCTGGCCGCGTTGAGCGCCGCCGCCGAGGCCGAGCTGATCACCCACGACGACGCGCTCACCCTCGCCGCCTCCTGGCGGCTCGCCACCCGGGTCCGCAACGCGGTGCTGCTCGCCCGCGGCCGGGCCGGGGACGAGTTCCCGCGCGCGGTGCTGGAGCGTCGCGCCGTCGCGGGGATCCTCGGCTACCAGCTCACCGAGACCGACCGCCTGCTCGACGACTACCTGCGGGTGACCCGGCACGCGCACGCCGTGGTCGACCGGGTCTTCTGGGAGTGA
- a CDS encoding iron-siderophore ABC transporter substrate-binding protein, with product MRSTRAFRRAATVVAGLTALTALTALAACGQESDDDKDEAKGGTTTVEATDSFPITIENAYGSTTIEEEPERVATWGWGSTEAAIKAGVYPVAVAEQLWTVGAGNLLPWVEEAYDAAGVEHPSLLTDDGSGTTVPYDEFIAAKPDLILAPYSGLTEEQYDTLSDIAPVVAFPDDPWTTPWDETIRITATALGRSEQGEKILSDIDAFFADEAEKHPEFAGKTIAGIWANPNNLSIYTGLDPRVAIMAKLGFEVAPSVAALDTSDGGFFYEMSYEKADQLDADVIISYHETEEDATTLLANPKALAVPAIKSGAVAKVVGRVNVSSVSPPTALSYDWKNGLPTLIDTLAGVVK from the coding sequence GTGCGCAGCACCCGTGCCTTCCGCCGCGCGGCCACCGTGGTCGCCGGCCTGACCGCCCTGACCGCCCTGACCGCCCTGGCGGCCTGCGGCCAGGAGAGCGACGACGACAAGGACGAGGCCAAGGGTGGCACCACCACCGTCGAGGCCACCGACAGCTTCCCGATCACGATCGAGAACGCCTATGGCAGCACCACCATCGAGGAGGAGCCCGAGCGCGTCGCGACCTGGGGCTGGGGCTCGACCGAGGCCGCGATCAAGGCGGGCGTCTACCCGGTCGCGGTCGCCGAGCAGCTGTGGACCGTCGGTGCCGGCAACCTGCTGCCCTGGGTCGAGGAGGCCTACGACGCCGCCGGCGTCGAGCACCCCAGCCTGCTCACCGACGACGGCTCCGGCACCACCGTGCCCTACGACGAGTTCATCGCCGCGAAGCCCGACCTGATCCTCGCGCCGTACTCCGGCCTCACCGAGGAGCAGTACGACACCCTCAGCGACATCGCCCCCGTCGTCGCCTTCCCCGACGACCCGTGGACCACCCCGTGGGACGAGACGATCCGGATCACCGCGACGGCGCTGGGCCGCAGCGAGCAGGGCGAGAAGATCCTGTCCGACATCGACGCCTTCTTCGCCGACGAGGCGGAGAAGCACCCCGAGTTCGCGGGCAAGACCATCGCCGGCATCTGGGCCAACCCCAACAACCTGTCGATCTACACCGGTCTCGACCCGCGGGTGGCGATCATGGCCAAGCTCGGGTTCGAGGTCGCCCCCAGCGTCGCCGCCCTGGACACCTCCGACGGCGGCTTCTTCTACGAGATGAGCTACGAGAAGGCCGACCAGCTCGACGCCGACGTGATCATCAGCTACCACGAGACCGAGGAGGACGCCACGACGCTGCTGGCCAATCCCAAGGCACTCGCCGTCCCCGCCATCAAGTCCGGCGCGGTGGCCAAGGTCGTCGGCCGGGTCAACGTCTCGTCGGTCTCCCCGCCGACCGCGCTCAGCTACGACTGGAAGAACGGGCTGCCGACGCTGATCGACACGCTCGCCGGCGTGGTGAAGTAG
- a CDS encoding ABC transporter ATP-binding protein yields MSTAITATGLTLGYRGRTVIEGLDLSLPPGKVTAIVGPNACGKSTLLRGLARLHPHTAGSVTVDGTDIGRLSRKQLARLIGVLPQSSIAPDGVRVAELVGRGRFPHQGWFGRHSSDDDAVVMRSLAATGTAELAERRLEELSGGQRQRVWIAMVLAQETDAVLLDEPTTYLDVTHQLELLDLLADLNEERGTTVVMVLHELNHAARYADHMVVMSAGRVVAQGPPAEVLTVDSVRDAFGLEAEVIPDPVTGGPLVVPRGRPRAGAVLTRR; encoded by the coding sequence ATGAGCACCGCGATCACCGCGACCGGACTCACCCTCGGCTACCGCGGCCGCACGGTCATCGAGGGCCTCGACCTGAGCCTGCCGCCCGGCAAGGTGACCGCGATCGTCGGGCCCAACGCGTGCGGCAAGTCCACGCTGCTGCGCGGCCTGGCCCGGCTGCATCCGCACACCGCCGGCTCGGTCACCGTGGACGGCACCGACATCGGCCGGCTCTCGCGCAAGCAGCTGGCCCGGCTGATCGGCGTACTGCCCCAGAGCTCGATCGCCCCCGACGGCGTCCGGGTCGCCGAGCTGGTCGGTCGCGGCCGGTTCCCGCACCAGGGCTGGTTCGGCCGGCACAGCAGCGACGACGACGCCGTGGTGATGCGCTCGCTCGCCGCGACCGGCACCGCCGAGCTCGCCGAGCGGCGGCTCGAGGAGCTCTCCGGCGGCCAGCGGCAGCGGGTGTGGATCGCGATGGTGCTCGCGCAGGAGACCGACGCGGTGCTGCTCGACGAGCCGACGACCTATCTCGACGTCACCCACCAGCTCGAGCTGCTCGACCTGCTCGCCGATCTGAACGAGGAGCGGGGCACCACCGTGGTGATGGTGCTGCACGAGCTCAACCACGCGGCGCGGTACGCCGATCACATGGTGGTGATGTCCGCGGGCCGGGTGGTCGCGCAGGGCCCGCCGGCCGAGGTGCTGACCGTCGACTCGGTCCGCGACGCCTTCGGTCTGGAGGCCGAGGTGATCCCGGACCCGGTGACGGGCGGGCCGCTCGTCGTCCCCCGAGGCCGTCCGCGGGCGGGGGCCGTGCTCACCCGCCGGTAA
- a CDS encoding FecCD family ABC transporter permease encodes MQTSVVLRRPVVVGAAALLVLVAVALSLALGVRGVALHDTWRALVDPVAGNVDHDVIRGQRVPRTIIGVLAGAALGLAGGLAQAITRNPLADPGLLGLNAGASLGIVVAATAFGVLSPLGTVWFGFAGAALAAVVVFAIGHGRPVQLALAGATVTALLTPISTLLLFRDVDAFNVLRFWSVGALTGRDVDAVSALWPFLVVGAGLALVVAHRLNGLALGDDVATALGQSVTTTRLLAGTAVVLLAGTATALAGPIALVGLVVPHAARRLVGTDHRWLIPLCALLGPVLLVAADIIGRLVRQDELEAGVVAALIGAPVLVAVARGRRVAGL; translated from the coding sequence ATGCAAACCTCAGTCGTCCTGCGACGGCCTGTCGTCGTCGGCGCGGCGGCGCTGCTCGTGCTGGTCGCGGTCGCGCTCAGCCTGGCGCTGGGGGTGCGCGGAGTGGCCCTGCACGACACCTGGCGGGCGCTGGTCGACCCGGTCGCGGGCAATGTCGACCACGACGTGATCCGCGGGCAGCGGGTGCCGCGCACGATCATCGGGGTGCTGGCCGGCGCCGCGCTCGGCCTGGCCGGCGGGCTGGCCCAGGCGATCACCCGCAACCCGCTCGCCGACCCCGGCCTGCTCGGCCTGAACGCCGGCGCCTCGCTCGGCATCGTCGTGGCGGCCACCGCGTTCGGCGTGCTGAGCCCGCTCGGCACCGTGTGGTTCGGCTTCGCCGGCGCCGCGCTGGCGGCCGTCGTGGTGTTCGCGATCGGGCACGGCCGTCCGGTCCAGCTCGCGCTCGCGGGGGCGACCGTCACCGCGCTGCTCACCCCGATCTCCACCCTGCTGCTGTTCCGCGACGTCGACGCCTTCAACGTGCTGCGCTTCTGGTCCGTCGGCGCGCTGACCGGTCGCGACGTCGACGCCGTCTCCGCCCTCTGGCCGTTCCTCGTGGTCGGCGCGGGCCTCGCGCTCGTCGTCGCCCACCGGCTCAACGGCCTCGCGCTCGGCGACGACGTCGCGACCGCGCTGGGCCAGAGCGTGACCACCACCCGGCTGCTGGCGGGCACGGCCGTCGTCCTGCTCGCCGGCACCGCCACCGCGCTGGCCGGCCCGATCGCGCTGGTCGGCCTCGTGGTGCCCCACGCGGCGCGCCGGCTGGTCGGCACCGACCACCGCTGGCTGATCCCGCTCTGCGCGCTGCTCGGGCCGGTGCTGCTCGTGGCCGCCGACATCATCGGCCGCCTGGTCCGCCAGGACGAGCTCGAGGCCGGCGTGGTGGCCGCGCTGATCGGTGCGCCGGTCCTGGTGGCGGTGGCCCGCGGGCGACGGGTGGCGGGTCTGTGA
- a CDS encoding glutamine synthetase family protein, with amino-acid sequence MGKQEDFVLRALEERDVRFVRLWFTDVLGFLKSVAVAPAELEGAFSEGIGFDGSAIEGFARVYEADMLALPDPTTFQILPWRSTEGPATARMFCDIVMPDGSASYADPRNVLKRTLGKAAEQGFTFYTHPEIEFYLFKDEPRSGDEPVPIDRSGYFDHAAHSHGSDFRREAITMLEAMGISVEFSHHEGGPGQQEIDLRYADALTTADNIMTFRTVIREVALSQGIWATFMPKPFTTHPGSGMHTHLSLFEGDQNAFYEAGAEYQLSRTGRQFIAGILRHASEISVVTNQWVNSYKRMMFGGEAPSYICWGHNNRSAMVRVPMYKPMKGQSTRVELRTIDSACNPYLAYAAVLAAGLKGIENDYELPREAEDDVWALTERERRSLGIEPLPKSLHEAIVVAEHSELLAETLGEQVFDYFLRNKRAEWDEYRGQVSAFERDRMLPVL; translated from the coding sequence ATGGGTAAGCAAGAGGACTTCGTCCTGCGCGCTCTCGAGGAGCGAGACGTCCGGTTCGTGCGGCTGTGGTTCACCGACGTGCTGGGCTTCCTCAAGTCCGTGGCCGTGGCGCCGGCCGAGCTGGAGGGCGCCTTCTCCGAGGGCATCGGGTTCGACGGCTCGGCGATCGAGGGCTTCGCGCGGGTCTACGAGGCCGACATGCTGGCCCTGCCCGACCCGACCACCTTCCAGATCCTGCCCTGGCGCAGCACCGAGGGACCGGCCACGGCGCGGATGTTCTGCGACATCGTGATGCCCGACGGATCCGCGTCGTACGCCGACCCGCGCAACGTCCTCAAGCGGACCCTCGGCAAGGCGGCCGAGCAGGGGTTCACCTTCTACACCCATCCCGAGATCGAGTTCTACCTGTTCAAGGACGAGCCGCGCTCGGGCGACGAGCCGGTCCCGATCGACCGCAGCGGCTACTTCGACCACGCCGCCCACTCCCACGGCTCCGACTTCCGCCGCGAGGCGATCACCATGCTCGAGGCGATGGGCATCTCGGTGGAGTTCAGCCACCACGAGGGCGGCCCGGGCCAGCAGGAGATCGACCTGAGGTACGCCGACGCGCTGACCACCGCCGACAACATCATGACCTTCCGCACCGTCATCCGCGAGGTCGCGCTGAGCCAGGGGATCTGGGCGACCTTCATGCCCAAGCCGTTCACCACCCACCCGGGCTCGGGCATGCACACCCACCTCTCCCTGTTCGAGGGCGACCAGAACGCCTTCTACGAGGCGGGCGCGGAGTACCAGCTCTCCAGGACCGGGCGCCAGTTCATCGCCGGCATCCTGCGCCACGCCAGCGAGATCAGCGTGGTGACCAACCAGTGGGTCAACTCCTACAAGCGGATGATGTTCGGCGGCGAGGCGCCGTCGTACATCTGCTGGGGACACAACAACCGCTCCGCCATGGTCCGGGTGCCGATGTACAAGCCGATGAAGGGCCAGTCGACCCGGGTCGAGCTGCGCACCATCGACTCGGCCTGCAACCCCTATCTCGCCTACGCCGCCGTGCTGGCCGCGGGCCTGAAGGGCATCGAGAACGACTACGAGCTGCCGCGCGAGGCCGAGGACGACGTGTGGGCCCTCACCGAGCGTGAGCGGCGCAGCCTCGGCATCGAGCCGCTGCCCAAGAGCCTGCACGAGGCGATCGTGGTCGCCGAGCACTCCGAGCTGCTCGCCGAGACGCTGGGGGAGCAGGTCTTCGACTACTTCCTGCGCAACAAGCGCGCCGAGTGGGACGAGTACCGCGGGCAGGTCTCCGCCTTCGAGCGCGACCGGATGCTCCCGGTCCTGTAG
- a CDS encoding FecCD family ABC transporter permease, giving the protein MTALATAPVSRLRRRQRTRAGAVVLVGMLACLVLVLVSLGMGVAGVPPDRALPAIFGVGDRFDLLVVQKLQLPRSLAAILAGIAFGLAGALFQYTLRNSLASPDLLGISGGASLGAITAILGYGATGLAITGSALLGGLATATAIWLLAWRGGLHGLRFVLVGVGISYVCASLISWRLAEADLREGGTVLLWTVGSVADIRDGMLALLAIGVGLLAVLALLVGRWLRPLALGDDHAHGLGVAPDRARLLALLVGVGLVALATAVAGPIAFVALVAPAIARRLVDDGGPALPAAAAVGALLTLGSDVLGQAAPFGFSAPVGVVTGLVGAPYLLWLLARSERKATS; this is encoded by the coding sequence GTGACCGCGCTGGCCACCGCGCCCGTCAGCCGGCTGCGTCGTCGTCAGCGCACCCGGGCCGGCGCGGTCGTGCTCGTCGGCATGCTCGCCTGCCTGGTGCTGGTCCTGGTCAGCCTCGGCATGGGCGTGGCCGGCGTACCCCCGGACCGGGCGCTGCCCGCGATCTTCGGCGTGGGCGACCGCTTCGACCTGCTCGTCGTCCAGAAGCTCCAGCTCCCGCGCTCGCTCGCGGCGATCCTGGCGGGCATCGCGTTCGGCCTCGCCGGGGCGCTGTTCCAATACACGCTGCGCAACAGCCTCGCCAGCCCCGACCTGCTCGGCATCTCCGGCGGCGCCTCCCTCGGCGCGATCACCGCGATCCTCGGGTACGGCGCCACCGGGCTCGCCATCACCGGCTCGGCCCTCCTCGGCGGGCTCGCCACCGCCACCGCGATCTGGCTGCTGGCGTGGCGCGGGGGACTGCACGGCCTGCGCTTCGTGCTGGTCGGGGTCGGCATCTCCTATGTCTGCGCGTCGCTGATCTCGTGGCGGCTCGCGGAGGCGGACCTGCGCGAGGGAGGCACCGTGCTGCTGTGGACGGTCGGCAGCGTCGCCGACATCCGCGACGGCATGCTCGCCCTGCTGGCGATCGGGGTCGGGCTGCTCGCGGTGCTGGCGCTGCTCGTCGGCCGCTGGCTGCGTCCGCTCGCGCTGGGCGACGACCACGCGCACGGTCTCGGCGTCGCACCGGACCGGGCCCGGCTGCTCGCGCTCCTGGTCGGCGTCGGCCTGGTCGCCCTGGCCACCGCCGTGGCCGGACCGATCGCGTTCGTCGCGCTGGTCGCGCCCGCGATCGCGCGCCGGCTGGTCGACGACGGCGGTCCCGCGCTGCCGGCCGCGGCCGCCGTGGGCGCCCTGCTCACCCTCGGCTCCGACGTCCTGGGCCAGGCCGCGCCCTTCGGCTTCTCCGCACCCGTTGGCGTGGTCACCGGCCTGGTCGGGGCGCCGTACCTCCTGTGGCTGCTCGCCCGCAGCGAACGAAAGGCAACGTCATGA